In Trichlorobacter lovleyi, the DNA window GTTAACAAAACAGTAGCAGCATCAGGCACTGACACAGTCTCTGCCACAGTGACGCTAACCTCTTTAAATAGCCAGCCAGTAAATGGTGTTACTGTTAATGTTGATATGATTTATAACGGAACCGTTATTGCCACATACTCCGGAAATACAAATACTTCTGGTGTTGTGCTGATTCCAGTTCCAATTGGATTGGTCCCGGCTGACCGTACAGTATATCTACAAGCCAAATCAAGCGGCATAACTTCTAGTAGTAGTGTTGCTATAGCAGTTAAGGCTCCAGTGTTGACGGTAACCCTTGCCAATGCCAGCGTAACAGATGTGGCTGGAGTTACTTTTACTGGTGCAGGTGTTCGATTTGCAGATTTTAATGGCAATGGGATTGCCAACACAGTAATAACTTTTACCTATACCAGTAATAGTGGGTCAGCGGGTACTCTAGCCCATTTGGGGGCTCCATTAGCCGTTGGTAACTCATTTACTGTTACAACTGATAGTACTGGCTATGCAACAATAGCACTTGACGGTGCTATAAATGTAATGCCTCCTTCTGGAGGTTCTGATAGTACTACTTTCAACTATACTGTGTCTGTTGTATATGGTGCTTATACTTATACAAAACAAGGTAGTGTTACAGTTACTGTTACTTCTACTTGAAATTAATATGAACTTAGTGTGTAAATAAAAATAGCGCCGAGGGCGGTTGCGTACTCGGCGTTGTTTTTGTTGTGTTCGGATACTAAATAAAATCTTTAGTAATTTTATGGAACTAACATTGAAGTTTAGATGTCAGCTTTAATTCTGACAACTTGATGTACGCCAGGCATGGCGGAAATGATTGATTCTTCCAATGTGTGGGTGTCACCAATCACGCCGATGATTGTACGGTCTGCACCGGTTGACTGGTGGAAATCAAAGCCGTTATTAACGAGATATTCTTTTACTTGATCAAGTGCCTCTTCCGGGGCATTTTTTTTTGTAATGATTAACATTCCTCCTGCTCCTCCTGCTGGGTCATAATTCTTTCTAATCGCCGTGATTCGTCAATTACCCGTTCATAAAGACGTACTATGGCACCATCATCCAGCGGTCCGGGGTTATCCTCTTTCATACGGGCAAAGATACGTTTTTCGCGAGACGGATCATAAACAGGCAGGTCTAATAGCTTTTTGTGGTGGCCTATTTCCAAAGCTAGGCGTGCTCGTTCGTTAAATATTCTGAGCAGGACATCATCCAGCAGGTCAATCCGTTTTCTGATCTCATTGATATCCACGAGTACCTCACGAAAATTGTTTTTTCAGGACAGTGTCTTTTTTGCCATACAGATCGTCGCGGTCTGGATAGTCGATGGTGTAGTGCAATCCACGCGATTCCTTTCGCTGTTGCGCACAGGTGATGATCAGCTCTGCAACGGTTGCCAGATTGCGCAGTTCAATCAGGTCTGAGGTGACAATGAAGTTCCAGTAGTATTCTTCAATCTCAGCCTGGATCAGTTGTATCCGTCGCATGGCTCTCTCAAGCCGCTTTGTGCTGCGTACGATGCCAACATAATTCCACATGAAGCGCCGGATCTCGTCCCAGTTTTGCGATACAACGACCATTTCATCGCTATTGGTTGCGGTACCGGAATCCCATTCAGGAAGGGTAGATGGCTTGGTGACCGGTTTTGTGATTAAGGCCTCACTGGCATGGGCTGCTGCCTTACTGGCGTAGACCGCAGCTTCCAGTAGGGAGTTGCTGGCGAGACGATTGGCACCGTGCAGGCCGGTAAAAGCAACCTCTCCAATGGCGTATAATCCACGCAGATCGGTTTGTCCGTGGGTATTGACCTGGACACCACCGCAAAGGTAGTGGGCTGCCGGGACAACCGGTAACCAGTCTTTCGTCATGTCCAGACCAAATTCCATGCAGGTCTGGTAAATGTTGGGAAACCTGTTTCGGACTACTTCAGCAGGCTCATGGGTGATGTCGAGATAGACACAGTCATCGCCGTAGGTTTTCATCTCATTGTCAATGGCGCGTGCCACAATGTCACGTGGGGCAAGATCCTTCAAGTGATGGTATTTTTCCATAAAAGCAGTGCCATCCCTGCGTCTGAGTATCGCCCCTTCCCCTCGAACCGCTTCCGAAATCAGGAACGATTTGGCGTTGGGATGAAAAAGTGTGGTCGGATGGAACTGCATAAACTCCATATTGGCAACTGTTGCTCCGGCACGATAGGCCATGGCAACACCGTCACCGGAGGCAACATCAGGGTTACAGGTGTAGAGGTACACCTTGCCGGCGCCACCACTGGCGAGCAGGGTCGCTCCCGCTGAAAAGGTTTTGACACGAGACTCTTTAATGTCAAGTACATAGGCACCAAGGCAGCAGTTGTCACTAACCGGTTGACGGGCAAGCTTAGCGCAGGTAAGCAGATCAATGGCAATATGGTCTTCAAAAACCTGGATGTTTGGGTTTAGTCTGACGGCTTCCACCAGCGCCCGTTCAATCTCGCGCCCCGTGATATCTTCCGCATGCAGGATACGTCTGGCACTGTGGCCCCCCTCACGGGTCAGGTCATATTCATCACCTTTGATGGTGGTGGTGAACTTGACCCCCCACTCAATCAGATTACGTATAGTCTGAGGCCCTTCTTCAACCACCATTCTGACGACATCTTCGTGACAGATGCCGGCACCGGCAATCAGAGTATCTTCAACATGTGCATCAAAGGAATCTTCACTTGAAAAGACGGATGCGATACCTCCCTGTGCATAACGGGTTGCAGATTCAGCTATTTCTCGCTTGGTAACAACGGAAACCGTGCCGTGAACAGCGGCCTGAAGTGCAAAGGAGAGTCCGGCAATACCACTGCCGATAACCAGAAAATCACTTTCAATGATCATGGGATGCTCCCGTGATGATGGTGTATACAAGCTGAAAAAATGATTATTGAACCGTGAGACTTGATTTGTCAAGGTATCAGGGTTGTTTCAGGCCTTAAATTGTGCCATATACAGTTTACTATGCGTACCATCATAACGAATGATTTTTCCCATCCGCTTGCTGAGCGATCTGTCGTTACCATTGGCAATTTTGATGGTGTCCACCGTGGCCATCGAGAAATCTTCCGCCAGGTTACCGAGCGAGCCAGGGAGCTGTCTGCCACCTCTGTTGTGGTGACATTCAGTCCCCATCCCCTGCGGGTATTACAGCCTGATAACCGCCGTTTCTGTCTGATTACGACAGATGAACAAAAACGTGAGTTGATAGCCGAAAATGACATTGATCTGCTGTTGGTAATTCCATTTACCAGGGAGTTTGCTGCAGTTACAGCCGAGGATTTTGTCCGTCGTGTTTTGCATGCCTGCCTGGGGGTACGCTTTCTGGTCATTGGTCATGACTATGCTTTTGGCAGAGGGCGGGAGGGCAATGAACCGTTTCTGGTCCAAATGGGACAAGAACTTGCTTTTGATGTGAAGGTGCTAGAGCCGGTTGGTGATGGCGGCATGCTGTTCAGTAGCAGTGTTGTGCGGCGTTTGGTGGCAGACGGTGCTGTGGTGGATGCGCTGCAGATTTTGGGGCGCTGCCACCGGGTTTGCGGCCAAGTGGTGCATGGCCGTGAAATCGGACGTTCTCTGGGGTTTCCGACTGCCAATATTGTGACGCACAATGAACTGATTCCCGGAGACGGTGTCTATGCGGTCTGGGTTTCTGTGCTGGGGGAACTGCTGATGGGGGCCTGCAGCATAGGTATTAACCCGACGTTTGAAGGCGGTCGGCACACCATTGAGGTGTTTCTGTTTGATTTTAGCAGTGATCTTTATGGGCAAGATGTGGTGGTGCATTTCGTTGAGAAAATACGTGATATAATACGCTTTCCTGATGTCTCAGCGTTGGTAAGCCAGATTTCTGCTGATGTGGCTTCTGTCAGACGTATTTTGGCAGCAGGACTGCCGATGGAGAAACGGTGATGAAACGTTCCAGCCTGTTGTTCTGGGGGGGAAGTGGCATCAGTGTGCTGTTGCTTGTCCTGCTTTTACGCAAGATTGACTTCCATTCACTGGCTGAAGCTCTCGGACGTCTTGATCTGCGTTTTCTGGCTGCTGCGGTACTCTTTACGTTCCTGAGTTACTGGCTGCGTGCCGTCCGTTGGCGCTATCTCCTGATACACGAACGTTCTTTGCGGCTATCCTCGCTGTATCCTGCCGTGATTATCGGATATATGGCCAATAATCTGTTTCCGGCCCGGTTGGGTGAGTTTATCCGGGCCTGGGTGCTGGCTGAACGGGAACAGATGCAGGCACCGGCGGTATTTGCGTCACTGGTGATTGATCGTCTGTTTGATGGTTTCAGTGTTATGGTGATGCTGGCAGGGGTACTGCTGACCCTCCAGTTGCCGCCAGGCATGGAGCAGTCTGCAGCGGTGTTGCGTGCCGGCGGAGTTACCACACTGATTTTTTACAGTGTAGTCATTGCCTCGCTGGTTCTGTTGAAGGTGCGCCCCGTTGCGACACTGGCATTGCTTGGAAAACTGTTGAAGCCGTTTCCCGCTGCCGTTGCCGAGAAATGTATTCCCCTGGCCGGCTCATTTCTTGGTGGATTGCATGTCTCGCGCCGAACTGCCGATCTGTTGGCCGTGTTGGTCAGCTCTCTCCTGATCTGGCTCAGTGCCACCCTGCCGATCTATCTGGTGTTAGTCGGGTTCGGGATCCACTTGCCGTTGTCAGCTTCGTTTTTTATTATGGTGTTGTTGGTTTTTGCCGTCATGGTGCCAGCTGCCCCCGGCTATATCGGTACCTATCATCTGGCCTGTTATACCGGGCTTGCTGCCTTTGGCCTGCCTGATGCCGAGTCGGTAAGCGTTGCGTTGGTAATTCATGGGGTCGGCTTTTTCCCGGTTATACTGGCCGGGTTGTATCATGTCTGGTCTCAGGGGGTCTCACTGGCCAACATGCGTAAACAGGCTGTGCCTGATGGGGCGCACCAGTGACAGAAAGAGTTGCCCGCTATCTGGACGGCTGGTCACTGTTGGCCTTTTTGCTCCCGTTTGGACTCTATCTGTGGTGTCTGGCACCGAGCATCACCTTTTATGACAGTGGCGAGTTTGTCACAGCTGTACAGTTTCTCGGTTCTGCACATTCCCCTGGCTATCCTCTTTTCCTGCTCTACGCCAAGCCGTTTACCTGGCTGCCGTTCGGCAACATCGCTTTCAAGGTTAATCTGGCAACAGCGGTTTCGGCAGCCTTGGCCTGTCTTGGTGTCTATCATCTGCTCAGGAAGGTGCTGCAGGAAACAGAATTTTGTGATGATGCTGGATTTTCCAGGTTTGTCCTGCATCTGACAGCCCTGTCCGGTGCCTTTACTTTTGCTGTCTCACCGCGGCTCTGGCTGCAGAGTAACCATGATAAGCCATATCCGTTGCTGGCGTTTATAAGCGCAGTGATGCTGTTTTTCTTGCTGCGTTGGCGTGAGAACCTTCTGCATGGCGATGAACAGCCGGCCTGGTGGTATGGTACGGCCTTTCTTGCCGGGCTGGCCAGCGGTGCTCATCAGACCATTGTATTGCTGTTGCCCGGCAGCATTCTGTTCATACTGGTTACTGCTCCACAGTCAATACGACGGGTGCGGGAGTGGTTGCTGAGTGGGGGGATGTTACTGGCTGGAGGCGCTGTGCAATTGTATCTGCCGCTGCGGGCTGCCGCTGATACCCGGCAGAACTGGGGTGATACAGATGCCTTGTCGCGTTTTCTCTGGCACCTGTTGCGGAAGGGGTATCCTGAGGATCCGCACAGCCGCGATATCAGCCTGCTAGTGAAACAGCTCGGTGCATTTGATATCCCCCATGAGTTCGGTTGGATAGGACTGCTTTTGTTGCTGATTGGCCTCTGGGCCTGTTGGCGGGCAGACCGGGCATTGTTTGTCTATCTGCTGGTGACCCTGCTGTCCTTTTGGTCGATCATTGCCGGGTACTTTAATCCTCAGCCCGACTCAATTTTTCTGACTGAGGAGTTCTACACGCCCCTCTATCTGCTGGCTGCGGTTGTTATTCCCATTGGGCTGTTTGCCCTGGCAGCACGGGGGGTAGGTGCGGCTCAAAGGCCTGAACACTACGGATCGCACCATAAGCTGTTGATGTCAGTTTTCTTCCTGCTTATCCCGCTGTCACAGCTGGCATTCAATCTGGCATCTCAGGATCAACATAATAATTACCTGGCTCAGGATTATGCGCTGAATACTCTGCGTCCCCTGCCGGATGAAGCTGTTTTGTTCACCTGGGGGGATAGCGGAGCCTTTCCTCTCTGGTACCTGCAAGGGGTTGAGCGGTTCAGAGAGGATATTGATCTGGCTCACATTCCCCATCTGGTTTTCCCTTGGTATCAGCGGGAATTGCCGCGTCTTGCAGCGGCATTCAAGGGAGAGGCTGCTACAGCTACCGGTGAGCTGGTTTTTGCACATCTGGTTGAGAAACTCCGCCATCAGAGGCCGCTGTTGATGGATTTTTCAACCCGCTATTCCCTGGATTGGCGCAAGCAGCAACCGGCTCAGCAAGGAATGGTCTATTGGGTCCAGGATAGCCCTGCAGGGCAGCAGGATGAGGTTTCAGCCTGGGGGCTCTATGTGCTGCACCGTCTCGTTCCCAAAGGATGGCAACCGGATATGGATTCCCACAAGGCATTGGTCATACAGGCCTACTGTCTCTTACAGTCTGCCGAAGAGCTGGCCAGGCGGGGTCATGTCAAGGAAGCTGGCCACCTGCTGCAGCTGGCCGGCGGAATCATGCCTGATTGGCAGGAAAAATTGAAACTGATGCGGCAACGCTATGCCATCCCCTCTCCAGCAGGAGGAACAGATGAACGTTGAATCAGTGGTCACCGGAAAAACGAAGGTGTACGGGATTGTCGGCTGGCCGGTGGAACACTCCCTTTCTCCGGTGATGCAGAATGCAGCATTACAAGCTGCTGCTATTGATGCAATCTATGTCCCGTTTGCCGTTGCCCCTGATCAGCTGGCAGCAGCCATCTCCGGGCTGCGCGCCATGCGTGTCAGTGGTTTCAATGTGACTATTCCCCATAAAACCGCCATCATGGCATTGCTTGATGAACTGTCTCCTGCTGCTGTTCTGGCAGGGGCGGTTAATACGGTGGTAAATCAGGGAGGACGACTGATTGGCCATAACACTGATGGAGATGGTCTTATCGCCTCACTGGCAGAGGACCTTGGTTGTCCGGTCGCCGGAAGCAGTGTTGTACTGGTTGGTGCTGGCGGAGCAGCCTGCGGGGCGTTGGCTGCACTTTGTCGTGCCGGGGTCGGCTCCGTTGTGGTGCTTAATCGAAGTCAGAAGGCCGCAGATGTTTTAATTGCCACACTTCGTGACCGCTTCCCGCAGATTCTGCTGCGGGCATATGCTCTGGGACAGCAGCCGGAAGAGGTGTTGCGTCAGAGTGATTTGGTCATTAATGCCACTTCTTTGGGGATGGCGGGCGAAAAAATTGAGGGGCTCTCCCTTGCGCTTCTGCCTGACCATGCTAAAGTGTACGACATGGTCTATAATGCTTCATTGACCCCGCTTTTACATGATGCCGGCAGACGAGGGGCCAAGGCCATCAATGGTCTGGGAATGCTGATTGCGCAGGGAGAACTGGCGTTTGAGTTGTGGCATGGCATTCCAGCAGCAAGAGGCGTTATGCGAACCGCGCTTCAGACGTTTTTGTCCAGCGCAGCAAAGGCTTGACAGTATCCGATTCCGACCGCTACTATCCGCACGTTACGCTCGGCTTTATCATAACCTTTTGACGGGAGTCCCATGCAGACGAGCCGCCTTGGCGATATTTTAGTCAAAAACAATATCATTACCAGTGAACAGCTGAGCGCTGCATTGCAGGAACAGAAGATGTCTGGCGGCCAGAGCAAGCTGGGTTCTATTCTGGTCAAGCAGGGGCTGATCAAAGAGCCTGATCTGGTGTCGTTTCTCTCACGCCAGTATGGCGTCCCCACCATCTGTCTCGCTGAGTATGAGATTGACCCCGCTGTCATAAAGATCATTCCGCCTGAAGTTGTCCAGAAATATAACCTGATACCGGTCAACCGGGCCGGCTCAACCCTGATCGTAGCGGTCAGTGATCCCTCCAATCTGTTTGCCATCGAAGATATCAAGTTCATGACCAGCTACAATGTTGAGATGGTTGTGACTGCCGAGTCCGATATCAAAGGGGCTATAGACAAGTATTACGACCAGTCTGCATCCCTGGCTGATGTGATGGATAACCTGGATATGGAGGATCTGGAACTGGTGGACACCGAGGAGGAGGTTGATGTCTCTTCCCTTGAACGTGCCACCGAGGATGCCCCGGTTGTCAAGCTGGTAAACCTGATTTTGATGGACGCCATTAAGAAGAAGGCCAGTGATATCCATATCGAGCCGTACGAAAAGACCTTTCGGGTCCGCTACCGGATAGACGGTGTCTTGTACGAAGTGATGAAACCCCCCATGAAGCTGAAGAATGCCATCACCTCCCGGATCAAGATCATGGCTGAGCTGGATATTGCTGAGCGCCGTTTGCCCCAGGACGGCCGGATCAAGATCAAGCTGGGAGGCGGCAGGGACATGGACTACCGGGTTTCATGTCTTCCAACACTTTTTGGTGAAAAGATCGTCTTGCGGCTGCTTGACAAGAGCAACCTGCAGACCGACCTGACCAAGCTGGGTTATGAACCGGATGCACTGGCCCACTTCAAACGTGAGATCCATAAGCCGTTCGGCATGGTACTGGTGACCGGCCCCACCGGTTCCGGAAAGACGGTGTCGCTCTATTCGGCACTGTCAGAACTGAACAAGGTGACTGAAAATATCTCCACCGCAGAAGATCCGGTTGAGTTTAACTTTGCCGGTATCAACCAGGTGCAGATGCATGAAGATATCGGGCTGAACTTTGCCGCAGCCCTGCGTTCCTTTCTGCGCCAGGATCCGGATATCATCATGATCGGTGAGATCCGGGACTTTGAAACGGCTGAAATTGCCGTCAAGGCCGCCCTGACCGGGCACTTGGTGCTTTCAACCCTGCATACCAACGATGCGCCGGCAACGATCAACCGTCTGCTTAATATGGGCATAGAACCGTTTCTGGTGGCCTCTGCCGTTAACCTGATCACAGCCCAGCGTCTGGCTCGACGTGTCTGCAGTGAGTGCAAGGAAAAGGAAGATATCCCGGTCCAGGCCCTGATTGATGCTGGTGTGCCTCCGGACGAGGCACCTGAATATGTCTGCTATAAAGGCAGGGGATGCCCAACTTGCAATAATACCGGCTACAAGGGCCGGGTCGGTTTTTATCAGGTCATGCCGATGCTCGAACCGATTCGGGAGCTGATTCTCAACGGTGCCAACACGGCTGAGATCAAAAGGGAGTCGATGCGACTCGGTATCAAGACCATGCGCCAGTCAGGTCTTACCAAGATCAAAGAAGGTGTTACATCTCTTGAAGAGGTTTTGCGGGTAACGGTTTCCGACGATTAAGGAGTCACTTTCATGGCTAATCTTCACGAACTTCTGAAAACCCTGGTGGAAGCAGGTGGGTCTGACCTTCACATTACCACCAATACCCAGCCTCAAATCAGGGTGGATGGTAAGTTGCAAAAGCTCGATATACCACCGTTAAATGCGGTGGAGACCAAGCAGCTCTGCTATTCGGTGCTGACTGACACCCAAAAACACAAATTTGAAGAGGAAAACGAGCTTGATCTTTCTTTCGGGGTCAAGGGGTTATCCCGTTTCCGGGGAAACATCTTTGTGCAGCGCGGTGCGGTGGCAGGGGTTTTCCGGGTTATTCCCTACAAGATCCTGTCTTTTGAAGAGCTTGGCCTGCCACCGGTTGTTAAGGAGCTGGCAGAAAAGCCCCGTGGTCTGATTCTGGTGACCGGACCTACCGGTAGCGGTAAATCAACCACCCTGGCTTCAATCATTGACTTCATTAACATCAACCGGAAAGAACACATTGTCACCATTGAGGATCCGATTGAATACCTGCATCCCCACAAAGGCTGTCTGGTGAATCAACGTGAGGTCGGAGCCGATACCAAGGGGTTTAAAAACGCCCTCAAGTACGTTCTGCGTCAGGACCCTGACGTCGTACTTGTTGGCGAATTACGGGATCTTGAGACGATTGAGGCTGCCCTGACCCTGTCCGAAACCGGTCACCTCTGTCTGGCGACTCTGCATACCAACTCCTGTGCCCAGACCATCAACCGGATTGTGGATGTATTCCCCCCCTATCAGCAGACCCAGATTCGTGCCCAACTCTCCTTTGTGCTGGAAGGGGTGATGTCCCAGGCGCTGATTCCCAAGATCGGCGGTGGCAGGGTTATGTCGCTCGAAATCATGGTGCCGAACCCTGCAATCCGCAACCTTATCAGGGAAGACAAGGTCCACCAGATCTACTCCCAGATGCAGGTCGGCCAGGAAAAATTCGGGATGCAGACCATGAACCAGTCGCTCTATTCGCTTTTTTCCCGGAGACTGATTACCCTTGATGATGCCATGGGGCGCACCTCTGATCCGGACGAATTGAGGCAGATGATCAACAATCCAACAATGGGGATGCGTCAGCAACCGCGCCGATAGCCGGATACGATTCTGAAGGAGGAACAGCATGCCAAAGTTTTCATGGGAAGGTAAAACCCGTACCGGATCAGTGCAAAGGGGGGTCACTGATGCGCCGGATGCAGCATCGGTTGAAGCCCAGCTGAAAAAGGCCGGTTTGCAGAATATTGTGGTAAAGGATCAATCCAAAGGGATGCAGTTCAAGCTGCCCAAGTTCGGTGGGGGGAGTATTGATACCAAGGATCTGGTTATCTTTACCCGTCAGTTTGCCACCATGATTGACTCTGGTCTTCCGTTGGTGCAGTGTCTGGATATCCTTTCTTCGCAACAGGAAAAGCCGGCATTTAAGGAGATCCTGTTGCGGGTCAAGGAGAGTGTCGAGAGCGGTTCTACCTTTGCCGATGCCTTGGCCAAGCACCCAAAGGCCTTTGATCAACTGTTTGTCAACCTGGTGGCTGCCGGTGAAATCGGCGGTATTCTTGATACTATTCTCAACCGGTTGGCAGCCTACATTGAAAAGGCCATGAAGTTGAAGAAGCAGATCAAGGGGGCCATGGTCTATCCGACCACAATCATGTCGATTGCGGTCATTGTTGTCGGCGTGATTCTGGTCTTTGTTATCCCCACCTTTGCCAAGATGTTTGCTGATTTTGGCGGTGAACTGCCTGCCCCTACCAAATTCGTGATCGGGCTCTCAAATTTCCTGCTGAAGTATATCGTGGTTATCATTATTGGCTGTTTCGCCATTGCTGCGGCGATCAAAAAATATTATGCCACTCCTACTGGTCGTAAAAAGATGGATGCCATGTTTTTGAAGGCTCCTATTGCCGGGCCATTGATCCGGAAGGTTGCTGTTGCCAAGTTTACCCGTACCCTGGGTACCATGGTCAGCTCCGGGGTGCCGATTATGGATGGCTTGGAGATTGTTGCCAAGACGGCAGGTAACAAGATTGTGGAAGAGGCCATCTATGGTGTCCGTCAGGCCATTTCTGAAGGTAAGACCATGGCTGAACCGCTGCAGTCCTGTGGGATCTTTCCTCCCATGGTGGTACAGATGATTGCCGTTGGCGAGGCCACAGGCGCCATGGATGCAATGCTGACCAAGATCGCCGATTTCTACGACGATGAGGTTGATGACGCCGTCTCTGCCATGACCGCCATGATGGAACCGCTCCTGATGGTTTTCCTGGGCACCACGGTTGGTGGACTGGTTGTTGCCATGTATCTGCCGATCTTTAAGCTGGCAGGTGCTGTTGGCGGTTAACTGATGAAAACTGAGCGTCGTTTAAGGCTCTTTATCTTTGCCAGGATAGTTGTTGTCGTACTCTTTCTGGTGTCAACCATCATCTTGAAGCTGAGTGATGCTGAAGCGATCAGTGATATCCAGTTTCGGGGTGTCGTTGAGTTGATGGTCCTTTCCTGCTGTGTTTCACTGGTCTCTCTGGCGGCCCTGCGCCGCCAGAGCTGGCTGCTCCCGCTTACCCGGCTGCAAATCGTCTGGGATATCCTGTTTGTAACACTGCTCCTGATGCTGACAGATGGTATTGCCAGCCCGTATTCATTCCTCTATCTGCTGGCGATCATGAGTGCCGGTATGCTGCTGAACCGGCAGCAGGCACTGTATACCGCAGCTCTTTGTATTATTCTGTATGGAGCAATGGTTGACCTGCAGTATTTTGGTATGCTTAGAGATATCGGCCTGAGCCCGGAAACTGCCCAGCAGCGGGGAAATGTGGTGATTTTCTATACCCTTTTTCTACACCTGGTGGGGTTTGTACTGGCAGCAATCATGGGGAGCCATCTGGCTGAGCGGGCCAGGTTGACAGAGGTGAACTATGAAGAGCTGAAACAACTGCACAGTACGATTGTGGAGAACCTGGAGAGTGGCCTCCTGACGATTACGCGGGATGGGCTTATCAGGGTTTTTAACCCCTATGTTGAAAAAATGACCGGCATGACCCAGGTCCATGCCTATGGCCGCCCGATCAGCGCCGTGTTCCCTTCATTGCCGGTTGTCAGTGGGGCGTTTGAGCACCATGGGCAAGGTGAGTTTTATTATCGACCGGCAAGCGGCACTCCTCTGACCATCGGCTATGCAACCATGCCGTTCAGGAACCTGCAGGGAGAAACTGCCGGTCTGATTGTAACACTCAAGGATCTGACCGGCTTCAAACAGATGGAGCTTGCCCTGAAACGGTCAGATCGTCTGGCAGCCCTGGGGGAACTGTCAGCCCGTATGGCCCATGAAATCCGTAACCCCCTGGCTGCCATCAGCGGGTCTGTACAGTTGTTGGCAGAGCATGGTAGTCTGCGGGAGCATGAATCAAGGCTGCTTGCCATTGTCATGCGTGAGTCGGACCGTCTGAACGGCCTGATTACTGATTTTTTGGCCTATGCCCGACCGACTCCTCCCCGTTTTGAACGCTTTAACCTGTATCATCTGGTGAGGGATCTACAGGCCTTGCTGATGGCTGATAGCCGTTTTGACAAGATCAGGCTTGTACTGGATCTTTCTGAGGATCTGACTGCCTGGGCTGATCGTGACCAGTTGCAGCAAGTGCTGCTGAATTTGTTGCATAATGCAGCAGAGGCGATGCCGGATGGCGGGGAGATCGTGGT includes these proteins:
- a CDS encoding chorismate mutase; amino-acid sequence: MDINEIRKRIDLLDDVLLRIFNERARLALEIGHHKKLLDLPVYDPSREKRIFARMKEDNPGPLDDGAIVRLYERVIDESRRLERIMTQQEEQEEC
- the nadB gene encoding L-aspartate oxidase — its product is MIIESDFLVIGSGIAGLSFALQAAVHGTVSVVTKREIAESATRYAQGGIASVFSSEDSFDAHVEDTLIAGAGICHEDVVRMVVEEGPQTIRNLIEWGVKFTTTIKGDEYDLTREGGHSARRILHAEDITGREIERALVEAVRLNPNIQVFEDHIAIDLLTCAKLARQPVSDNCCLGAYVLDIKESRVKTFSAGATLLASGGAGKVYLYTCNPDVASGDGVAMAYRAGATVANMEFMQFHPTTLFHPNAKSFLISEAVRGEGAILRRRDGTAFMEKYHHLKDLAPRDIVARAIDNEMKTYGDDCVYLDITHEPAEVVRNRFPNIYQTCMEFGLDMTKDWLPVVPAAHYLCGGVQVNTHGQTDLRGLYAIGEVAFTGLHGANRLASNSLLEAAVYASKAAAHASEALITKPVTKPSTLPEWDSGTATNSDEMVVVSQNWDEIRRFMWNYVGIVRSTKRLERAMRRIQLIQAEIEEYYWNFIVTSDLIELRNLATVAELIITCAQQRKESRGLHYTIDYPDRDDLYGKKDTVLKKQFS
- a CDS encoding bifunctional riboflavin kinase/FAD synthetase, coding for MRTIITNDFSHPLAERSVVTIGNFDGVHRGHREIFRQVTERARELSATSVVVTFSPHPLRVLQPDNRRFCLITTDEQKRELIAENDIDLLLVIPFTREFAAVTAEDFVRRVLHACLGVRFLVIGHDYAFGRGREGNEPFLVQMGQELAFDVKVLEPVGDGGMLFSSSVVRRLVADGAVVDALQILGRCHRVCGQVVHGREIGRSLGFPTANIVTHNELIPGDGVYAVWVSVLGELLMGACSIGINPTFEGGRHTIEVFLFDFSSDLYGQDVVVHFVEKIRDIIRFPDVSALVSQISADVASVRRILAAGLPMEKR
- a CDS encoding lysylphosphatidylglycerol synthase transmembrane domain-containing protein; translation: MKRSSLLFWGGSGISVLLLVLLLRKIDFHSLAEALGRLDLRFLAAAVLFTFLSYWLRAVRWRYLLIHERSLRLSSLYPAVIIGYMANNLFPARLGEFIRAWVLAEREQMQAPAVFASLVIDRLFDGFSVMVMLAGVLLTLQLPPGMEQSAAVLRAGGVTTLIFYSVVIASLVLLKVRPVATLALLGKLLKPFPAAVAEKCIPLAGSFLGGLHVSRRTADLLAVLVSSLLIWLSATLPIYLVLVGFGIHLPLSASFFIMVLLVFAVMVPAAPGYIGTYHLACYTGLAAFGLPDAESVSVALVIHGVGFFPVILAGLYHVWSQGVSLANMRKQAVPDGAHQ
- a CDS encoding DUF2723 domain-containing protein codes for the protein MTERVARYLDGWSLLAFLLPFGLYLWCLAPSITFYDSGEFVTAVQFLGSAHSPGYPLFLLYAKPFTWLPFGNIAFKVNLATAVSAALACLGVYHLLRKVLQETEFCDDAGFSRFVLHLTALSGAFTFAVSPRLWLQSNHDKPYPLLAFISAVMLFFLLRWRENLLHGDEQPAWWYGTAFLAGLASGAHQTIVLLLPGSILFILVTAPQSIRRVREWLLSGGMLLAGGAVQLYLPLRAAADTRQNWGDTDALSRFLWHLLRKGYPEDPHSRDISLLVKQLGAFDIPHEFGWIGLLLLLIGLWACWRADRALFVYLLVTLLSFWSIIAGYFNPQPDSIFLTEEFYTPLYLLAAVVIPIGLFALAARGVGAAQRPEHYGSHHKLLMSVFFLLIPLSQLAFNLASQDQHNNYLAQDYALNTLRPLPDEAVLFTWGDSGAFPLWYLQGVERFREDIDLAHIPHLVFPWYQRELPRLAAAFKGEAATATGELVFAHLVEKLRHQRPLLMDFSTRYSLDWRKQQPAQQGMVYWVQDSPAGQQDEVSAWGLYVLHRLVPKGWQPDMDSHKALVIQAYCLLQSAEELARRGHVKEAGHLLQLAGGIMPDWQEKLKLMRQRYAIPSPAGGTDER
- the aroE gene encoding shikimate dehydrogenase — its product is MNVESVVTGKTKVYGIVGWPVEHSLSPVMQNAALQAAAIDAIYVPFAVAPDQLAAAISGLRAMRVSGFNVTIPHKTAIMALLDELSPAAVLAGAVNTVVNQGGRLIGHNTDGDGLIASLAEDLGCPVAGSSVVLVGAGGAACGALAALCRAGVGSVVVLNRSQKAADVLIATLRDRFPQILLRAYALGQQPEEVLRQSDLVINATSLGMAGEKIEGLSLALLPDHAKVYDMVYNASLTPLLHDAGRRGAKAINGLGMLIAQGELAFELWHGIPAARGVMRTALQTFLSSAAKA